Sequence from the Thalassoglobus sp. JC818 genome:
GTCAAATCCGATGGATCGCACAAAACCTGCATCGGAACTGATCCGAGAGAAGGCAACCACTCCGCCCGCAGGTCCGGAGAGCAAGCTGTCTTTTCCTGTGAATTTGAGACCGTCGACAAGTCCTCCTTGCGAGGTCATCAACTTCATATCCGTACCGGGAGCGAGCGAACTTCGAATGCGTTCGACGTACGATCGAAGAACCGGATTCAGGTAAGCATCGAGGACGGTCGTTTCCGCTCGCGGCACAATTTTGATTGTCGGTGAGACAGCGTGAGAGAGGCTGACCTCTGTAAAACCCAATTCCCTAGCCAGCGTGCCGAGTTGCTGTTCGTGGATTGGATTTCGATACGAGTGCAGTAGAGCGATCGCGATGGACTCGCTGCCGGTTTGCTGGAGCTGTTCCAGCTGCTTTCGAGTTGCATCAAGATCGAGTGGTTTGAGAACTTCTCCTTCCGCATTCATCCGTTCATTAATTTCGATGACATCGCGAAAGAGAGGAGACGGCTTCTCAATGTTCAAAGCGAACAAATCGGGACGATCCTGATTCCCGATCAACAACAGGTCTCCGAATCCCTTGGTGACCAGCAGCGAGGTTTTCGCGCCCTTGCGTTCGAGAAGTGCGTTCGTCCCGCGTGTCGTTCCCATGCGAAGGGTGATGGGCGGAAGATTTCTGTTGAGGGGTAATTCGAGAATCTGGCGAATGCAGATCACAGGAGCTTCGAGCCCGCAGCTCAACTCGTAGCGAGCCCTTGAAGACGTTGCTTCCGGGATTTGGTCCGCCAGAGTGAACGTCCCGTCGTCGGTAGAGAACGATTCGATTGTCGATTGAAAGACTTGCTCGCCGCGCGCATTGAGCAGAGAGAACTGCCATCCCGACCAGAAATTGGGTGGTTCGGAACATCGAGACCGATCGCTGAAACGATTGCCATCAATCGTCTCGATTTGGCCTTTGACGACTCCCGAGCTGAGAGTCTTGTGAGTTCGCAGCACACCCTTAGGAGATCGGGCGACGCAATCGGTGAACGTTCCTCCGACATCAATCCAGAACTGCCAACCGCTCAACGACTTCCCTCCTGACTCACTCAAGGCTCCCGGTCAGGACGAACACGAACCCCTGAGGATTCGCTGTCCCCCAAGGAGATTGCTTTGCACATCGTCGCAGAATATGCGAAAGTGCCTCTCCCACCAATCAACTTTCACCGATTCCTTTTCGGAGTTTTATGAAAATGACCGATCGCTCTGCGTCTCCACTTTCCCGCCGCGAACTGTTGAAGACATCGACCAAAGCCGCTGCTGCCACTGCAGTCGCAAGTATGGTCCTGCCCAAAGCTTACGCTGCCGAAGATGACACCATCCAGGTTGCTCTGGTGGGGTGCGGCGGACGAGGAACAGGTGCTGCAGACAATGCACTCTCTGTTCAAAATGGAAACGTCAAACTCGTCGCAATGGCAGACGTTTTCGAAGGTCGTCAATCGACAAGCTACAACGCACTGTCCGGAAAGCACGGCGACAAAGTCGATGTGCCGGAAGAGCGTCGCCACATCGGATTCGAAGCTTACAAAGCAGCTATGGACCAGTTGCGTCCGGGAGACATTGTCATCCTGACGACTCCGCCAGGCTTCCGCTGGGTCCACTACACATATGCAATTGAAAAGGGCCTGAACGTCTTCATGGAGAAGCCGGTCACCGTCGACGGACCGAGCTCCCGGAAGATGCTCGCTCTGAACGAGAAAGCCAAAGAGAAGAACCTCAAAGTTGGCGTCGGATTGATGTGCCGCCACTGTGAAGCTCGGGGTGAGTTGTTCGATCGAATTCAGAACGGTGAGATCGGCGACTTGATTCTGATGCGTGCCTATCGAATGGTCGGTCCAACCGGTTCAGCGTTTGCTGCACCGAACGATGGTGCACTCAGCGAAGTCATGTACCAGATCAAGAACTTCCACGGGTTCCTGTGGGCCAGCGGAGGAGCTTTCAGCGACTTCCTGATTCACAACATCGATGAAACATGCTGGATGAAGAACGCCTGGCCTGTCGAAGCTCAAGCGTCCGGTGGCCGCAACTATCGAGGGAAATTTGTCGACCAGAACTTCGACACCTATTCCGTCGAGTACACCTTCGCTGACGGCAGCAAATTCTTCATGGAAGGCCGCAACATGGTCGGTTGCCATCAGGAATTCGCCAGCTATGCCCAGGGCAGCAAGGGCTCGGCCATTATCTCGACCTCCTCACACTTCCCAGCCCGTTCACGCATCTTCAAAGGTCAGAAGATGGACAAGGACAATCAGGTCTGGGCATTCGGTCGCGACGAGATTACTCCTTACCAGCTCGAGTGGGATCACCTGATTTCAGCGATTCGAAACGATGAGCCGTACAACGAAGTTCAGCGCGGAGTCGAAGCGAGTGTTGTCACTTCGATGGGACGTATGGCCGCACACACCGGCCAGATTGTCACGTTCGACGACATGTTGAACTGCGAGCACGAGTTTGCACCGAACATCGACAGCCTTACAGTCGATGGACCTGCTCCACTTGTCGCTGGTGCGAATGGCAAATACCCAGTTCCACTGCCAGGGATCATCAAGTCCTCGGAATATTAAGACGAGTTTCCGGGTGCTGTTTGAATCTCTGCACTCACCGTCACTCTTTTCGTACGATGTCAGCTGCTCGACGTGAAAACGTCGAGCAGCTTATTTTTTGAGTAGGCAACGCACAGCGTGATGGCGAGGACCGATTCGGCGAATGTGTTGATAGGAGCGATTAATGGAGAGACCGGATTTTGATGTGGCCGAGGCGCACCGCTGGTTCGCCATCGAATGTAACAATCGGGCATGGGATCTCGTTGAAGCGGAGTCCCGAACCGAGGACGAATTGCAGGAAATGCTGATGGCTGCATCGACTGCCGCATGGCATTGGAAGCAGATCGGAAAGCCGCTAAACAATCTGCGTGCGCAGGTTCTATTATCAACTGCTGCGATCGTTGCTGACGATTCAGTCCAAGCTCAAAAGTCAGCAGCAAACTGCTTGCAATTGTTGGGCGAAATTGAAGACGTTCCTGAATTTGATCGCGCGTGTACACACGCAGTTTGTGCTGTCTCGTCACGAATGAACGGCGAACCCGACAAGTCGGAACAACACTTCGCTCAATTTGACGAGCTGGTTGCGAAGCTGGACGAAGAGTCTCAAAAACTGCTGTCGAGTTTGTATCGAAAGTGACGTCGGATTAACGGTCACCTTTCCAGACAACTTTGGACTTGGTCATCAAATCGTGTGGAGCACGCTTTTGGGACTGGAAGGCAGTTAGCAGGAACGGGATTCCTCCCAGAATCTGGAAGCAGAGTCGCAGCGCCCATTTCTTGGTCGCTTGCTTAAAGTCCATCTTCTTGTTGTCTTCTGTGACAACCATCAAACCGAAGGCGTCTTTGCCCATCGTACTCTTCAGCTCCGAACCTTCCTGAATCGTCCAGTACATCCAGTTCATATACAAGAACCAGACGATACCCATGATCGGCAGCATCGCTTTGTTGAAGAGCATGATCAGAATTGTCGCACCGTTGAGAACCTGACCGATCAGCATCGCTCGCTTGTCTGCGGTCACGATAAACGATGCCAACGGGTAAAGCATATTGTCGATGGTGTGAGACAGGTATCGCACCCAGAACGTCGCAGGAGTGCCAGTCTTCATTCGCTCTACCGTGTCGATGAGCGAGGAATAGTAGTATCCCAGGCATCCGATGGCTCGCATAATAAAGACCGCAGGAAACGCGGCGATGTAGCCAATGGGAGCGATCAGCAGGAACGCAGCACAGATGTTGAGGATGACACGAATCAGCGTGTAGATCATCGAATCGGAATCAGCGTTCATTCCGATGGTGTTGATAATCCACTCAGTGATATTCCCGGTGATGTTGTTGACGACCGTACTGTTAAACGGGTTCACGTCCTTGATCAGAAAGAAGATTCCCGCAGCGACGAGAATGGCTGGGATCGCAGCAATGAACGCCACAATGTGAAAGTAAATCACGCCGGGGAATGCCTTGCCGAAGTCTTTCAGCAGTTCCCACAGAATCCAACCTTTGTACTTGTACTTGGCTGTCATGTGGATCATCGCCAGCGGCAAAAGCACAAGCGGAATGACTCCAATCAACAGGATCGCGATTCCCGCAAACACCGGATTGCCTGGATTTGTGGCGAACAAGGCGATTCCAGAGAGGATCAGAAGAGGAGTCACCGGCCCCATGACGATTCCCGGCCACACGAGCGCACGAATTCCGGATGCGATTGACGCAAACAGGTCGAAGTGAATTCGATCTGCCTGAAATTTGCTTCGGAGTCGAGTGTCCCCGATGATTCGCAATCCCAGAATCCAGAACCACCCGGGCAAACCGAGGACAGACAGGATCGTCATCGAAATCCAGAAGACCTTGGGAGGCATTTGTTCCTGGATGTAGATGAAGCCCATGTATCCGCAGAGCATGGTCAGTACGCCAAACAGCGTCCAGGCTCCCCCGGTGCGAATCGCCAGTCCCCATTCCTTCTTGAGAAAGCTTCCCGACTCGGACCAGACGGCTTTGAAGAACAAGTTCGGGTCGGGCCCTTTTCGAGCTCGTTTCTTCTGTTCTTTCCGGTCCATTTGACCGGTTTCGACGTTCATTCCGCAGGCACGACAGACCGGATCGTCTTCATCCATTTCCGCGGCGCAGTAAGGACAAATCTGATTCTCTTGGTCTTCGAGAGCGTAGTCGTCGATGTCGCCGAAGCCGAATGGGTCATCCGCAGAGGGCTTCGAGGCTGCTTTCTTGGGAGCCCGTTTGGGGCGAGATGCGCCTCCCGGCTTTCCGGCAGGGACTTTGATTTTTGTCTGACACTTTGGACAGGCGATTGTCTTGCCTAGTGCCTTTTCCGGGATGTTGAGAACTTTTTCGCAACTACGGCAACGGATCTTCGGCATCGATGGGCTCCGGCAATTCCTGCACGGGAGGAGTCAAATTGGAATGACTGACGTTGAATTCTTACTGAACTCATTCGGCACCGTTCCCGTGAGTCCGAGGCAAAACAAAGGTCCGAATTCGGAGTTGTTTCGCTTCTCGATCGATGAAATCTAGGAATTCCGGACGAGATCTGGGAAGGCAACGAGGAGTCCACTGCATCACACTGTGTAACGCAAGTCCAATCACTCTAGCAACTTCCTGAGAAATTGCACCCGGGGCTGAAAGTTCGTGACCAGTTAGAACGATTGTTCGGCAAAGTCAGGGAACCCTACGAGTGAGCCCGTTCGGACTCTCACTACGGATGTCGGCAGGAATTGAGCCAGCGACAAGAGATCTTGACCCGAATCAGACACTCATCGAGACTCTCGGTTTTCGCGCACCAGCATCTCGAGAAGGATTCCGTGATGGCTGCTCACATTCCGAAAGCCCTTGTAACAAGTATTGTGAAAAGTATCGCTTTTGCGGTCGTGATCCTCGCAATTGCTTCCACATCGTCCGCTCAACAATTCCCTACAGGCGTGATTGTCCTGAACAACGGGCAGGTTCTCTCCGGTGTGATCGGAGAAGTTCCGGGGGGCTATGGCGTTCAGATGAACGGTGCCTTTCACGTGATCACGACACCTCAAATTGATGTCGTGGCAGCTTCGATGGAAGATGCCTATCGAGTGAAGCGGGAGCGCGTGCCGAATCCGACGGTCGAGGACCACATGATTCTCGCTCGTTGGTGCCTGCTGCACGGACTCCTCGAGGAAGCTCAGTCCGAAGTAGCCCGTGCGAGAATTCTGGACCCGTTGCGAGAAGACTCGCGAGAGATGCTCTCCAACGTTGATCAGCAACTGGCTGACAGATCGAGGAAGGCAGCGAAACCGAAAATTATTCAAACCGGCGATGGTTTCATCGAACTCGATGAACGTTCGACAGCTGGCCTGCTCAAAGAGTCTCATCAGGAATTCATCCGCAAAATTCAGCCGCTCCTGCTCAACAAGTGCGGAAACGCTCACTGTCACGGAGAGGTTTCTCCGACCGGGTTTAAGCTGACGGCCATTCGTTCGCGAGGAACAGCCGGAAACCGACTCCAGAATCACGCGAACTTGCTCGCTGTCATCGATCAGATCAACTTCGACAATCCTCAGGCGAGTCCGTTGCTGATTGCTCCAACTCACGTTGGCACAGGACATCCGCCAGTTTATTCCAGCACCTCGAACAGTCAGTTTGTGAGCATTCAGCAGTGGGTGCTCGAAGTTGCCCTGTCAGGAGAGATCGACAGGAAGAGACTCGCTGCCAAGGCTGACCCGGTAGCGAATCAACCGCGATATCTGCATTTTGGTCCGCAAGCTCAACAAGCCAGCCACGAAGCTGTCGTTTCCGACAAAGAGCCGCGTCTGCTGCCGCAACCTCTTCAGTCGTCCGAAATGAGCCAGCAAT
This genomic interval carries:
- a CDS encoding RDD family protein, whose translation is MPKIRCRSCEKVLNIPEKALGKTIACPKCQTKIKVPAGKPGGASRPKRAPKKAASKPSADDPFGFGDIDDYALEDQENQICPYCAAEMDEDDPVCRACGMNVETGQMDRKEQKKRARKGPDPNLFFKAVWSESGSFLKKEWGLAIRTGGAWTLFGVLTMLCGYMGFIYIQEQMPPKVFWISMTILSVLGLPGWFWILGLRIIGDTRLRSKFQADRIHFDLFASIASGIRALVWPGIVMGPVTPLLILSGIALFATNPGNPVFAGIAILLIGVIPLVLLPLAMIHMTAKYKYKGWILWELLKDFGKAFPGVIYFHIVAFIAAIPAILVAAGIFFLIKDVNPFNSTVVNNITGNITEWIINTIGMNADSDSMIYTLIRVILNICAAFLLIAPIGYIAAFPAVFIMRAIGCLGYYYSSLIDTVERMKTGTPATFWVRYLSHTIDNMLYPLASFIVTADKRAMLIGQVLNGATILIMLFNKAMLPIMGIVWFLYMNWMYWTIQEGSELKSTMGKDAFGLMVVTEDNKKMDFKQATKKWALRLCFQILGGIPFLLTAFQSQKRAPHDLMTKSKVVWKGDR
- a CDS encoding Gfo/Idh/MocA family oxidoreductase, with amino-acid sequence MTDRSASPLSRRELLKTSTKAAAATAVASMVLPKAYAAEDDTIQVALVGCGGRGTGAADNALSVQNGNVKLVAMADVFEGRQSTSYNALSGKHGDKVDVPEERRHIGFEAYKAAMDQLRPGDIVILTTPPGFRWVHYTYAIEKGLNVFMEKPVTVDGPSSRKMLALNEKAKEKNLKVGVGLMCRHCEARGELFDRIQNGEIGDLILMRAYRMVGPTGSAFAAPNDGALSEVMYQIKNFHGFLWASGGAFSDFLIHNIDETCWMKNAWPVEAQASGGRNYRGKFVDQNFDTYSVEYTFADGSKFFMEGRNMVGCHQEFASYAQGSKGSAIISTSSHFPARSRIFKGQKMDKDNQVWAFGRDEITPYQLEWDHLISAIRNDEPYNEVQRGVEASVVTSMGRMAAHTGQIVTFDDMLNCEHEFAPNIDSLTVDGPAPLVAGANGKYPVPLPGIIKSSEY